The Nocardia arthritidis genome has a window encoding:
- a CDS encoding sporulation protein — protein MKNSEIRERARDAIAMGRVFGEPYESAGAVVIPAAIVGGGGGGAGYQDEGGEGSALAFGGRPVGAFVLRDGVVTWQPAVDVNTIVQTVGWVLSTGIVAFALLRLPRRLRG, from the coding sequence GTGAAAAACTCGGAAATTCGCGAGCGGGCTCGCGATGCCATCGCGATGGGTCGGGTATTCGGCGAGCCATACGAATCCGCTGGCGCGGTGGTAATTCCGGCCGCCATCGTCGGTGGTGGCGGTGGTGGCGCGGGCTACCAGGATGAGGGCGGCGAGGGATCGGCCCTGGCGTTCGGCGGTCGTCCGGTCGGCGCCTTCGTGCTGCGCGATGGCGTGGTCACCTGGCAGCCCGCCGTCGATGTGAACACGATCGTCCAAACCGTCGGCTGGGTGCTGAGCACCGGGATCGTCGCGTTCGCCCTGCTTCGACTGCCCCGCCGTCTGCGGGGGTAA
- a CDS encoding SRPBCC family protein has translation MRTKTDIRFVVDIDPAQVLDALSAVELLPEWSPTYRDARVATRDEQGRPRRVFVKADVMGSSDLQVLEYDWTEDRMSWQITDSTRGVKGGGWFEVSADADGTRLWYHTEVYLPMPVPGILLKRNMRKSGELAVQNFIEFAERYPEADNYRTESV, from the coding sequence ATGCGCACGAAAACCGATATTCGCTTCGTCGTCGACATCGACCCCGCGCAGGTGCTGGATGCGCTGTCGGCGGTGGAATTACTACCGGAATGGTCGCCGACCTATCGCGACGCACGCGTCGCAACCAGGGACGAACAGGGCAGACCGCGCCGCGTATTCGTCAAGGCGGATGTGATGGGCAGCTCGGATCTGCAAGTGCTGGAATACGATTGGACCGAGGATCGAATGTCCTGGCAGATCACCGACAGCACCAGGGGGGTCAAAGGGGGCGGCTGGTTCGAGGTTTCCGCGGACGCGGACGGCACCCGGCTCTGGTATCACACCGAGGTATATCTGCCGATGCCGGTGCCGGGAATCCTGTTGAAACGCAACATGCGGAAATCCGGTGAGCTCGCGGTGCAGAATTTCATCGAGTTCGCCGAACGTTATCCAGAGGCCGATAATTATCGGACGGAATCCGTATAA
- a CDS encoding TetR/AcrR family transcriptional regulator — translation MEWCQVRTNPERRHALLDAALEVLARDGARGLTFRAVDKEAKVPAGTASNYFANRDDLLTQAGSRFYERLQPSEETMAKLATGPKTKTNIIELMREAVGRLEGFRNGYLALLELRLEATRRPELRAVLTERVRADIEFNVRNHIDAGLPGDEKSVLLLYLALNWLIVDRLTLPEVFGEEQSQDLIATAVDRLIGA, via the coding sequence ATGGAGTGGTGTCAAGTGCGGACCAATCCCGAGCGACGGCATGCGCTGCTGGACGCCGCCCTGGAGGTGCTGGCCCGAGATGGCGCGCGCGGCTTGACCTTTCGCGCGGTCGACAAGGAGGCGAAGGTGCCGGCGGGCACCGCGTCCAACTACTTCGCCAACCGCGACGACCTGCTGACCCAGGCGGGCAGCCGGTTCTATGAGCGGTTGCAGCCGAGCGAGGAGACCATGGCCAAGCTGGCGACCGGCCCCAAGACCAAGACCAACATCATCGAGCTGATGCGCGAGGCGGTCGGCAGGCTGGAGGGGTTCCGGAACGGCTATCTCGCCCTGCTCGAACTGCGACTGGAGGCGACAAGGCGGCCGGAGCTGCGCGCGGTGCTCACCGAACGGGTGCGCGCGGATATCGAATTCAACGTGCGCAACCACATCGACGCCGGGCTGCCCGGTGACGAAAAGTCGGTGCTGCTGCTGTATCTCGCGCTGAACTGGCTCATCGTCGACCGGCTCACGCTGCCGGAGGTATTCGGCGAGGAGCAGAGCCAGGATCTGATCGCCACGGCGGTGGACCGGCTGATCGGCGCCTGA
- a CDS encoding low temperature requirement protein A: MSKATRVRTVPVTEGASVTQLELFFDLVLVFAFTMVTDLAAEETSAVNVLRAFLVLAIMWWLWVSYAWLGNVVRADEGFSRVAIFIAMGGAFLAALTVPEAFHDLPGGWYGPLVFAIAYTVVRLVHLVMFWLISAEDPQLRAQVTRWAIGSITIGTTLLVIAATTSGGVQIGLWIAAIAGDMLWTMLSGDGWRLYSASHFAERHGLIIIVALGESIVAIGVGVAGLPISWPIALGSLLGLAISGLLWWAYFDMAALAVEHALKQARGERRIKIARNCYTFWHFPMIVGIIALSLGLKKVLYYVGDESHHTLRDAMYGVPLYALYGGVVLYLLALVGFKHYGTGKVSSSRVVAAIVLLALIPLAAALPALASLSILCAVLGAMVTWETLRYPDHRDEIRHGAH, encoded by the coding sequence ATGAGCAAAGCCACACGCGTTCGAACCGTGCCGGTGACCGAGGGCGCCTCGGTCACCCAGCTCGAGCTCTTCTTCGATCTGGTGCTGGTCTTCGCCTTCACCATGGTGACCGATCTGGCCGCCGAGGAAACCAGCGCCGTCAACGTGCTGCGCGCCTTCCTGGTGCTCGCCATCATGTGGTGGCTCTGGGTCAGCTACGCGTGGCTGGGCAATGTGGTGCGCGCCGACGAGGGCTTCTCCCGGGTGGCCATCTTCATCGCGATGGGCGGCGCGTTCCTCGCGGCGCTCACGGTGCCGGAGGCGTTCCACGATCTGCCCGGCGGCTGGTACGGGCCGCTGGTCTTCGCCATCGCGTATACGGTTGTGCGCCTTGTGCATCTGGTGATGTTCTGGCTGATCAGCGCGGAGGACCCGCAGCTGCGCGCGCAGGTGACCCGCTGGGCCATCGGATCCATAACCATCGGAACGACGCTGCTGGTGATCGCGGCGACGACCTCCGGCGGCGTGCAGATCGGCCTGTGGATCGCCGCCATCGCCGGCGACATGCTGTGGACGATGCTGTCCGGCGACGGCTGGCGGCTGTATTCGGCGAGCCATTTCGCCGAGCGGCACGGGCTCATCATCATCGTCGCGCTCGGCGAATCGATCGTCGCCATCGGCGTCGGCGTCGCCGGGCTGCCGATCTCCTGGCCGATCGCGCTGGGATCGCTGCTGGGCCTTGCGATTTCGGGTCTGCTCTGGTGGGCATATTTCGATATGGCCGCGCTGGCGGTGGAACACGCGCTGAAGCAGGCGCGCGGCGAACGCCGGATCAAGATCGCCAGGAACTGCTACACCTTCTGGCATTTCCCGATGATCGTCGGAATCATCGCGCTATCACTGGGTTTGAAGAAGGTGCTGTACTACGTCGGCGACGAATCGCACCACACGCTGCGGGACGCGATGTACGGCGTTCCGCTGTACGCGCTGTACGGCGGCGTCGTGCTGTATCTGCTCGCGCTGGTGGGATTCAAGCATTACGGCACCGGCAAGGTCTCCAGCTCCCGGGTCGTCGCGGCGATCGTGCTGCTGGCGCTGATCCCGCTGGCGGCGGCGCTGCCCGCGCTGGCATCGCTGTCCATCCTGTGCGCCGTGCTCGGTGCGATGGTCACCTGGGAAACCCTCCGATACCCCGACCACCGCGACGAAATCCGGCACGGCGCACACTGA
- a CDS encoding DUF1918 domain-containing protein — MQANVGDRLHVHGHVVGQSDRQGEIIEVRGPQGSPPYVVRFDDGHESLMYPGPDAIVEPAIAD; from the coding sequence ATGCAGGCAAATGTCGGAGACCGATTGCACGTGCACGGACATGTTGTGGGACAAAGCGATCGACAGGGCGAGATCATCGAGGTCCGGGGACCGCAGGGTAGTCCGCCCTACGTCGTCCGCTTCGATGACGGCCACGAATCGCTGATGTACCCGGGCCCGGACGCCATCGTGGAACCCGCGATCGCGGACTGA